In Halanaerobium praevalens DSM 2228, the DNA window TATATCCTTTTTTAAGCATATATTCGACCATCTGATAAGCAGAATTTTTATTATCAATACTAACCAAAGGATAAGAATTACTAAATACAGATCTATCTATTTGAACAACAGGATAATTTGCAGCCTTTAATTCTTTTAAAATTTCTTCATTTCCTAGTGAAAGAGATACTATTAACCCATCAACCTGTTTACTTTTAAATAGTTCAACTGCTTTCTTTTCTTTTTCCAGATGATTATCTGTATTAAAAAAAATTATTGAATAACCTGATTTTTGAGCTTTATCTTCAATAGCTCGAGCAACTTGTGGAAAAAAAGGATTGCTGATATCAGGAATAATTAAACCAATCGTATGTGTTTTCTGCATTACAAGTCCCCGAGCTACACTATTTGGCTTATAATTCAGTTCTTCAATTAGCTTTAAAATCTTAGTCCTAGTCTGATCACCAACATCAGGTTTATTATTTAAAACTCGCGAAACTGTAGTTACTGAGACATTAGCTTTTTTTGCAATATCTTTAATTGTGACTTTCATTAACTATCACCTAATTTATTTTTAAAATTAATAATAAATGATCCAATATTATTAATTTTTTCGTTTTATTTTAATAATTATTTTTCGAAAACGTTTACGTTAACGTTTACAATTATAATTATAAAATATTCTGAAAAATAAATCAAGTTCTAATTTTAATATTTTGCAAAAAAATTGAGAGCTTATTTTAAAAAGCTGTTGAAAATAATAAAATTATAAGATATAATTAGGAAAAATAGATAATTATTAAGGTGCCTTAATAAGGAGAATAGGGAATCAAGTTAGAATCTTGAGCGATCCCATCACTGTATTCAGCTTAAAAACTTTTTAAAGTCCACCCTTTTGGGGAAGGAAAAAAGAACTTGCTGTAAGTCAGGAGACCTGCCTTTATAA includes these proteins:
- a CDS encoding LacI family DNA-binding transcriptional regulator: MKVTIKDIAKKANVSVTTVSRVLNNKPDVGDQTRTKILKLIEELNYKPNSVARGLVMQKTHTIGLIIPDISNPFFPQVARAIEDKAQKSGYSIIFFNTDNHLEKEKKAVELFKSKQVDGLIVSLSLGNEEILKELKAANYPVVQIDRSVFSNSYPLVSIDNKNSAYQMVEYMLKKGYKKIAHITGDLKTTTARDRLAGYKKALNDYQVEINEDYIIKGDYTQQLAFEAMQTLLKLKEPPTAVFAANDLSAAGVYKALFAAGLNIPADIAVAGHDDIDIASLLRPELTTMRQPKYSLGEKAVSVLLKMIDNYEAEVEAQILKTKLVIRESV